TATATATTGGGTCCAATGTATTTAATAAATTTATTATTTTTGCTTGTTGGTGTATTGGATTTGATGAGTATCCTACCACTAAAACAATTTTATTTTGAGGAAAACCCAAATCTTTTCTTGCTTGTTCACTAATAATTAATTTATTTTTAAGTATATCAAGGACTTTCAACCCAAAAGGTATTACATGAATTTTATTTGATAAATCAATGTCTTTATAATAATTTAGAAAATCATTTACCATGATTGGGTTTGTAAATGTTATAGCGTCGCATTCTTTAATCATTTTTTTTAACTTTTTCTTTGTCTTATTAGTAGCTTGGTAAAAATCGCTACCCCATATTGTGATCACTATCTTTTGACTAATCTTCTTAAAACTTTTCCAAAAAAATCTATTTGTAGGGGATAGATATTGAATATGCAATATATCACATTTTAGTTGTTCCCTTATTATTCGTTTTATAACAAAATACTTAAAAATTTTAATTGGAAAGCCTAATATTTTATCTTTAACAATATCATTCCTAAAATTTAGTTTTGCTGCATAAAGATTATAATTTAAATTATTTTCCAAAATATATTCATTAGGCTTGTGATAAATAAACAAATTGTATATATTAAAAGAATTTGTTTTTCTAAGGTTTTCAATCAACTCTTCTATAAAAATCGAAATGTTATTACTAACAAATGTTATTTTCATGATATACTCTTAAAATGTTTATTATATATTTCTCGTGCTTTCTCATAATCTTCCACAACTCCTATATCCAACCAATAATCCTTGATTTGATATTTAGTAATAGGTTCATTATTTTGAATTAAAATTTTTATTAAATTATCAATACCAAAATATTCATTATAAGGTATATAGTTGAAAATACCAGGTTTCATAATATAAATTCCTGCAATAATTTCAAATTTTAATTCAGGTTTTTCATCAACACTTTTAACATATATCCCATCAGAAATAATATTCCCAAACCTGAAAGGCGTCGTTATTATTTTAGTTGCTATTGTTAAAAAAGAATCATGATATTGCATTGCAAAATCATATATTTTTTTTAGATCTGCATTAGTCAAAATATCACCATTCATTAACAAAAATGGTTCATTTAAATAATCTCTTAACAAACTTAACGGACCCGCTGTTCCCAATGGTTTTTCTTCGAAGCTATAAATTATTGAAACTCCATATTTACTCCCATCGCCTAAAAAAGTTTTTACATATTCCCCCATATAATTTATTGCTACATATATTTCATTAAAACCCGATTCTCTTAAATGTTCAATCTGTACTTCCATTAATGACCTTTCACCTAAAGGCAATAATGGTTTTGGGATAATATCTGTAAAAGGTTTTAATCTGCTTCCTAATCCACCCGCTAAAATAACTGCTTTCATTCTTTATCTCCCAAATTTATATTATTATGAGAAAATACTTTACGAAATTAAAATTTTTTAAAACATATATTTTGTTAAATAAATTATTATTCTATATATTCTATTGTTTAATTTTCTTTACAGGCACACCAACACATGTAACACTTTCAAAAATATCATGAGTAACGACAGCTCATGCCTCAGCAATGATAAAGGTTTTCATTTTACTACACTCCCCGCTTTTATAAACCCACTTACTTCTATATATTCTTTTGAAACAGCATTACTCCCAAAAAATGTTCCTTCTTTTATCCTTGCTCCACCATTTACAACCGCTGCCGTGCTAATATGACAATGGTCTTCAACAATTGCATCATGCTCAATTAATGCTTTGGTATTAATAATGCAATTATTGCCTATTTTTGCTCCTGTATTTATAATCGCAAAATGCATTATCGTGTTTCCTTCTCCAAGTACAGCATGCTTTGATACATATGCTAATGGTGAAATAATGTTTGGCAATTCAAAACCTATCTCTTTACAATATTTGTAAATCTTGATTCTTGCAGAGTTATCTTTAATAAAACCAACCGTTAAAACAGCTTTTTTGATTTCACAAAATATTTGTGGTAAATCTTCATCTGACCCTATAAACTGGTATCCTAAAACTTTTTCCCCGATTTTTTCTCTTTTATCTACTATTCCAAAAATATCAAAACTGCCTATAGATTCAATAACATCTATTACAGATTTGCAGTGTCCGCCTCCACCGATGAGTATTATTTTTTCTTTCATACTCTAACCCCACTTGGTATATTTACCACTCTATCCTCTAACCACTCTGCATCTGGTGTGTCTATTTTAAAACAGTCTTTATACATTTCAAGCTTATACATCAACCTCCAGATAGGTCTTGTTTGAATACCATTTGAGTTTGTATAGTTTAAAAATTTGTCTCGTTCTTGCCTATTTTCAAGAATTATGCCGTTTAACCAGTAGTTTGATTGAGAATTATCAGGCTCGCTTATAAACCGTATTCCTCCCTTATCGCAAAATTCTTTATATAATCTTGCCGTTTGTCTTTTGTTGCTTAATATCCCATTAAACCACTCCATCTGTGCTACACCGATTGCAGCATTTATATTAGGTAATCTATAATTATAAGCCACTTCATCGTGAATGTATTCGTATGGGTGGGGAACTTTTGCCGTTGTTGTAA
The genomic region above belongs to Spirochaetota bacterium and contains:
- a CDS encoding NeuD/PglB/VioB family sugar acetyltransferase, with product MKEKIILIGGGGHCKSVIDVIESIGSFDIFGIVDKREKIGEKVLGYQFIGSDEDLPQIFCEIKKAVLTVGFIKDNSARIKIYKYCKEIGFELPNIISPLAYVSKHAVLGEGNTIMHFAIINTGAKIGNNCIINTKALIEHDAIVEDHCHISTAAVVNGGARIKEGTFFGSNAVSKEYIEVSGFIKAGSVVK
- a CDS encoding glycosyltransferase → MKITFVSNNISIFIEELIENLRKTNSFNIYNLFIYHKPNEYILENNLNYNLYAAKLNFRNDIVKDKILGFPIKIFKYFVIKRIIREQLKCDILHIQYLSPTNRFFWKSFKKISQKIVITIWGSDFYQATNKTKKKLKKMIKECDAITFTNPIMVNDFLNYYKDIDLSNKIHVIPFGLKVLDILKNKLIISEQARKDLGFPQNKIVLVVGYSSNPIHQQAKIINLLNTLDPIYKDKLFLVLPMTYGNDEYRSIIEKLLFTSEIKSTILKEFMSYENIAKLRVATDIMINLPITDQFSGTMQEHMYAGSIVITGSWLPYHIFWEKGVYAEIISTMDNLTNKLLYVLENLNELRDKTKKNKKIIWELSSWEK
- a CDS encoding sugar phosphate nucleotidyltransferase, whose protein sequence is MKAVILAGGLGSRLKPFTDIIPKPLLPLGERSLMEVQIEHLRESGFNEIYVAINYMGEYVKTFLGDGSKYGVSIIYSFEEKPLGTAGPLSLLRDYLNEPFLLMNGDILTNADLKKIYDFAMQYHDSFLTIATKIITTPFRFGNIISDGIYVKSVDEKPELKFEIIAGIYIMKPGIFNYIPYNEYFGIDNLIKILIQNNEPITKYQIKDYWLDIGVVEDYEKAREIYNKHFKSIS